From a single Syngnathus scovelli strain Florida chromosome 2, RoL_Ssco_1.2, whole genome shotgun sequence genomic region:
- the stk11ip gene encoding serine/threonine-protein kinase 11-interacting protein isoform X1 → MSRSYGGTGQSSLVTSLATLLRNNGELVLGGSSTLTLPATSLQQLTRLFEQHLLSRNQQHGFLALPSHPADTASLLQLQFLFDILQKTISLKLINPSSSRLESGVKVFPFKSLKCLELKNIPPHCLEGLRGVYSQLEVFICSKSLSSLEELLSLCGGDLSSALPWLELHTLNFSYNFIVCLDQSLSLLNVLKSLDLSHNKIQECAEFLKPLSELEHLNLGYNCLQRAPTLSISARVKLVTLILRNNELETINGVEQLASLQHLDLAYNLLVEHSQLAPLSLLHCLNTLNLEGNPLYFQKTHRTYTVRHLSPKAVSLRLKLDGVPLSSSELSALPKVEQLIVRVQSSPPAELEQSHADVSSGAGELSDSLSVGEVRGSRGRKKKSRVKVRRASISEPSDTDYRVVSSSQDIVLPHQEEIERMSSFREQLGEDWLRYQHHLDVDAAPPPSKTLHGLETLSNSLEAPLHPPLEVLPPPRLTSEPRVPEAEVEAEQETETESTLQWPSQNTQHSESTLEETQVPSTRHSLDSLKSARQESGHSKEGEREGNLGVDQCLPLLVGVLPDKEEEDDQSQDEGRKEVFLRVKQSHLLEVDMQSGQERCCLELDCLAKVEATQAAWTRKESKVMLPAVEIQFDYIMKEKRRRCYVLLDDDPQQALKDLVDVLSPVAAANRRRDVRLLPGRLHLQCLRCGSEFTEAGGRARSTRGVMMPEGADEHDGTMECDGGDKGHCENCPECGSDHLIQLAGQSFPYSSTPIQRPSRTINEDIKLNRSSDSEETATAATEDLDFSTAQGGSFTIGDGGLDSFSLSYNAECQSEEDLAGSYSYSYNAVSSTPPAMQSSGMANSTASKNPDLNLSGFPSGDLDLLNEAFEAVDHRLKLFLDVDVFVEEEELRCFLKTSLVRFGEPEEFPSLVVVSDKRIYVLEVTLGASKKQLSDWLQKRDCHPILELSYLEVGLGSQSIHMAFEDGELRGGAYTLLVRDTSRCKSFFGLLTGIVREMAHRSDSKLRSISTARLNPQHHLWPLVCEDIQADVEDGQLQFCYILAFLLQDNTWAPTTVLATRETLYLLNEDHQWAKSTKQSAAVDGTQEPSSGSFAVLETLPISCVSSVHLWPDEQRRMDIKLYDETQQEEKTWHVRSESSELLQTLLAWVRTQWEAMFGVKLHTTKYDTET, encoded by the exons ATGTCTCGTTCTTACGGTGGGACTGGCCAGTCGTCTCTTGTCACTAGCTTGGCAACACTTCTCCGAAATAATG GTGAGTTAGTGCTGGGAGGCAGCAGCACGCTGACCCTGCCAGCGACGAGCTTGCAGCAACTCACCCGACTCTTTGAGCAACACTTGCTGTCCAGGAACCAGCAGCATGGCTTCCTGGCCCTGCCATCCCATCCAGCTGACACTGCATCCTTGCTGCAGCTGCAGTTCCTCTTCGACATCCTGCAGAAGACCATTTCCCTAAAG CTCATCAACCCATCAAGTTCAAGACTGGAGTCTGGGGTGAAGGTTTTCCCTTTCAAGTCTCTAAAGTGTTTGGAG CTGAAGAACATCCCCCCGCATTGTCTTGAGGGTCTCCGAGGCGTTTACTCCCAGTTGGAGGTCTTCATCTGCTCAAAGAGCCTGAGCTCCCTGGAG GAGTTGCTCTCCCTGTGCGGCGGTGACCTCAGCTCTGCACTGCCATGGTTGGAGCTCCACACCCTCAACTTCAGCTACAACTTCATTGTCTGCCTTGACCAGTCTTTA AGTCTCTTGAACGTCCTGAAGTCTTTGGATCTAAGCCACAACAAGATTCAGGAGTGTGCAGAATTTCTAAAG CCTTTGAGTGAGCTGGAACATTTGAACCTCGGCTACAACTGCCTGCAGAGGGCGCCAACACTTAGCATAAGCGCCAGGGTCAAACTTGTCACGCTCATCCTCAGGAACAATGAATTGGAGACTATCAATG GTGTGGAGCAGTTGGCATCACTCCAACACTTGGACCTGGCCTATAATCTCCTGGTGGAGCATTCCCAACTGGCTCCTCTCTCCTTGCTCCACTGCCTAAACACG TTGAACCTGGAGGGCAACCCGCTGTACTTCCAGAAGACTCATCGCACGTATACCGTCCGACACCTCTCGCCTAAAGCCGTCAGCCTCAGA CTTAAACTCGACGGCGTCCCGCTCTCTTCTTCCGAGTTATCT GCTCTGCCGAAAGTCGAGCAACTGATTGTCCGGGTCCAGTCGTCCCCTCCGGCAGAGTTAGAGCAAAGTCACGCAGACGTGTCGAGTGGAGCCGGGGAGCTCAGCGATAGTCTCTCAGTGGGGGAGGTGCGAGGCTCACGCGGACGCAAAAAGAAGTCCCGG GTTAAAGTGCGCCGAGCAAGTATCTCAGAGCCAAGTGATACCGACTACCGGGTTGTGTCCTCCTCACAAG ACATTGTTCTTCCACACCAAGAGGAGATTGAGCGCATGTCCAGTTTCAGAGAGCAGCTGGGTGAAGACTGGTTGCGGTACCAACACCACTTAGACGTAGATGCAGCTCCGCCTCCTTCCAAAACTCTTCACGGCTTAGAAACGCTCTCCAACAGCCTGGAGGCCCCTCTGCATCCACCTCTGGAGGTTCTTCCTCCGCCACGTCTCACATCTGAGCCCAGGGTGCCGGAGGCAGAGGTGGAGGCAGAGCAAGAGACAGAAACAGAGTCCACATTACAGTGGCCCAGTCAAAACACTCAGCATTCTGAGTCTACTTTGGAAGAAACTCAGGTCCCTTCCACCAGACACAGTTTGGACTCCCTCAAGTCAGCGAGGCAGGAGAGCGGCCATTCCAAGGAAGGAGAACGCGAGGGAAACCTGGGAG TGGACCAGTGTCTGCCGCTCCTGGTGGGTGTCTTACCTGAcaaagaagaggaagatgaCCAGAGTCAGGATGAGGGGAGGAAGGAGGTGTTTCTGCGTGTCAAACAGAGCCATTTGCTCGAGGTCGACATGCAGTCCGGCCAGGAAAGGTGCTGTCTGGAACTGGACTGCCTGGCCAAGGTGGAGGCCACGCAGGCAGCTTGGACCCGCAAG gagaGCAAAGTAATGTTACCTGCTGTGGAGATCCAGTTTGACTACATCATGAAGGAAAAGAGGCGGAGATGTTACGTTCTTCTAGATGATGACCCGCAGCAGGCCCTTAAG GATCTCGTCGACGTGCTGTCACCCGTGGCAGCGGCCAACCGCCGTCGTGACGTTAGGCTCCTTCCAGGCCGTCTTCATTTGCAGTGCCTTCGCTGCGGGTCAGAGTTCACGGAGGCCGGAGGTCGAGCGAGGAGTACAAGGGGCGTGATGATGCCGGAGGGCGCGGATGAGCACGACGGAACGATGGAATGCGATGGCGGCGACAAAG gacatTGTGAGAACTGTCCTGAATGTGGAAGTGACCACTTGATCCAGCTAGCTGGCCAGTCGTTCCCTTACAGCAGTACACCAATCCAACGTCCATCAAGGACCATCAATGAAGACATCAAG TTGAACCGTAGCAGTGATTCGGAGGAAACTGCCACAGCCGCCACGGAGGACCTCGATTTTTCCACCGCGCAAGGGGGTTCCTTCACCATCGGGGACGGCGGGCTCGACTCTTTCTCGCTGTCCTACAATGCTGAATGCCAAAGCGAGGAGGATCTGGCTGGCAGCTACAGCTACAGCTACAACGCCGTCAGTTCCACGCCGCCAGCTATGCAGTCTTCAGGAATGGCCAACTCCACTG CAAGCAAAAATCCCGACTTAAATCTGAGCGGCTTTCCCTCGGGTGACTTAGACCTGCTGAACGAGGCTTTTGAGGCGGTCGACCATCGGTTGAAGCTTTTCTTGGATGTAGATGTCtttgtggaggaagaggagctccGTTGTTTCCTGAAG ACGTCACTTGTGAGATTTGGGGAGCCGGAAGAGTTTCCGTCTCTGGTGGTGGTGTCCGACAAGAGGATTTATGTGCTTGAAGTCACATTGGGAGCCAG CAAAAAGCAGCTCTCCGATTGGCTCCAAAAGCGTGACTGCCACCCAATCCTGGAGCTCAGCTATTTGGAGGTGGGGCTTGGCTCTCAGAGCATCCACATGGCATTTGAAGATGGGGAACTAAGGGGCGGGGCCTACACCCTCCTGGTGCGGGACACTTCACGCTGCAAAAGCTTCTTTGGCCTGTTGACAG GCATCGTACGTGAGATGGCACACCGCTCCGACAGCAAACTGAGGTCAATCTCAACCGCCAGACTCAACCCTCAACACCATCTTTG GCCTCTTGTGTGTGAAGACATCCAGGCAGATGTGGAGGATGGCCAGCTGCAGTTTTGCTACATTTTAGCCTTTTTGCTACAAG ACAACACGTGGGCCCCGACGACGGTGCTGGCGACCCGAGAGACTCTGTACCTGCTGAACGAGGACCACCAGTGGGCGAAGAGCACAAAGCAATCGGCGGCGGTCGACGGCACCCAGGAGCCGAGCAGCGGGAGCTTCGCAGTCCTGGAGACGCTTCCCATCAGTTGCGTGAGCTCCGTTCACCTGTGGCCCGACGAGCAGCGACGGATGGACATCAAGCTCTACGACGAG ACACAGCAAGAGGAAAAGACCTGGCACGTGCGCTCGGAGAGTTCTGAGCTCCTCCAGACTCTGCTGGCGTGGGTTCGAACACAGTGGGAAGCCATGTTTGGCGTTAAGCTACACACGACAAAGTACGACACAGAAACGTAA
- the stk11ip gene encoding serine/threonine-protein kinase 11-interacting protein isoform X3 — protein sequence MSRSYGGTGQSSLVTSLATLLRNNGELVLGGSSTLTLPATSLQQLTRLFEQHLLSRNQQHGFLALPSHPADTASLLQLQFLFDILQKTISLKLINPSSSRLESGVKVFPFKSLKCLELKNIPPHCLEGLRGVYSQLEVFICSKSLSSLEELLSLCGGDLSSALPWLELHTLNFSYNFIVCLDQSLSLLNVLKSLDLSHNKIQECAEFLKPLSELEHLNLGYNCLQRAPTLSISARVKLVTLILRNNELETINGVEQLASLQHLDLAYNLLVEHSQLAPLSLLHCLNTLNLEGNPLYFQKTHRTYTVRHLSPKAVSLRLKLDGVPLSSSELSALPKVEQLIVRVQSSPPAELEQSHADVSSGAGELSDSLSVGEVRGSRGRKKKSRVKVRRASISEPSDTDYRVVSSSQDIVLPHQEEIERMSSFREQLGEDWLRYQHHLDVDAAPPPSKTLHGLETLSNSLEAPLHPPLEVLPPPRLTSEPRVPEAEVEAEQETETESTLQWPSQNTQHSESTLEETQVPSTRHSLDSLKSARQESGHSKEGEREGNLGVDQCLPLLVGVLPDKEEEDDQSQDEGRKEVFLRVKQSHLLEVDMQSGQERCCLELDCLAKVEATQAAWTRKESKVMLPAVEIQFDYIMKEKRRRCYVLLDDDPQQALKDLVDVLSPVAAANRRRDVRLLPGRLHLQCLRCGSEFTEAGGRARSTRGVMMPEGADEHDGTMECDGGDKGHCENCPECGSDHLIQLAGQSFPYSSTPIQRPSRTINEDIKLNRSSDSEETATAATEDLDFSTAQGGSFTIGDGGLDSFSLSYNAECQSEEDLAGSYSYSYNAVSSTPPAMQSSGMANSTDLLNEAFEAVDHRLKLFLDVDVFVEEEELRCFLKTSLVRFGEPEEFPSLVVVSDKRIYVLEVTLGASKKQLSDWLQKRDCHPILELSYLEVGLGSQSIHMAFEDGELRGGAYTLLVRDTSRCKSFFGLLTGIVREMAHRSDSKLRSISTARLNPQHHLWPLVCEDIQADVEDGQLQFCYILAFLLQDNTWAPTTVLATRETLYLLNEDHQWAKSTKQSAAVDGTQEPSSGSFAVLETLPISCVSSVHLWPDEQRRMDIKLYDETQQEEKTWHVRSESSELLQTLLAWVRTQWEAMFGVKLHTTKYDTET from the exons ATGTCTCGTTCTTACGGTGGGACTGGCCAGTCGTCTCTTGTCACTAGCTTGGCAACACTTCTCCGAAATAATG GTGAGTTAGTGCTGGGAGGCAGCAGCACGCTGACCCTGCCAGCGACGAGCTTGCAGCAACTCACCCGACTCTTTGAGCAACACTTGCTGTCCAGGAACCAGCAGCATGGCTTCCTGGCCCTGCCATCCCATCCAGCTGACACTGCATCCTTGCTGCAGCTGCAGTTCCTCTTCGACATCCTGCAGAAGACCATTTCCCTAAAG CTCATCAACCCATCAAGTTCAAGACTGGAGTCTGGGGTGAAGGTTTTCCCTTTCAAGTCTCTAAAGTGTTTGGAG CTGAAGAACATCCCCCCGCATTGTCTTGAGGGTCTCCGAGGCGTTTACTCCCAGTTGGAGGTCTTCATCTGCTCAAAGAGCCTGAGCTCCCTGGAG GAGTTGCTCTCCCTGTGCGGCGGTGACCTCAGCTCTGCACTGCCATGGTTGGAGCTCCACACCCTCAACTTCAGCTACAACTTCATTGTCTGCCTTGACCAGTCTTTA AGTCTCTTGAACGTCCTGAAGTCTTTGGATCTAAGCCACAACAAGATTCAGGAGTGTGCAGAATTTCTAAAG CCTTTGAGTGAGCTGGAACATTTGAACCTCGGCTACAACTGCCTGCAGAGGGCGCCAACACTTAGCATAAGCGCCAGGGTCAAACTTGTCACGCTCATCCTCAGGAACAATGAATTGGAGACTATCAATG GTGTGGAGCAGTTGGCATCACTCCAACACTTGGACCTGGCCTATAATCTCCTGGTGGAGCATTCCCAACTGGCTCCTCTCTCCTTGCTCCACTGCCTAAACACG TTGAACCTGGAGGGCAACCCGCTGTACTTCCAGAAGACTCATCGCACGTATACCGTCCGACACCTCTCGCCTAAAGCCGTCAGCCTCAGA CTTAAACTCGACGGCGTCCCGCTCTCTTCTTCCGAGTTATCT GCTCTGCCGAAAGTCGAGCAACTGATTGTCCGGGTCCAGTCGTCCCCTCCGGCAGAGTTAGAGCAAAGTCACGCAGACGTGTCGAGTGGAGCCGGGGAGCTCAGCGATAGTCTCTCAGTGGGGGAGGTGCGAGGCTCACGCGGACGCAAAAAGAAGTCCCGG GTTAAAGTGCGCCGAGCAAGTATCTCAGAGCCAAGTGATACCGACTACCGGGTTGTGTCCTCCTCACAAG ACATTGTTCTTCCACACCAAGAGGAGATTGAGCGCATGTCCAGTTTCAGAGAGCAGCTGGGTGAAGACTGGTTGCGGTACCAACACCACTTAGACGTAGATGCAGCTCCGCCTCCTTCCAAAACTCTTCACGGCTTAGAAACGCTCTCCAACAGCCTGGAGGCCCCTCTGCATCCACCTCTGGAGGTTCTTCCTCCGCCACGTCTCACATCTGAGCCCAGGGTGCCGGAGGCAGAGGTGGAGGCAGAGCAAGAGACAGAAACAGAGTCCACATTACAGTGGCCCAGTCAAAACACTCAGCATTCTGAGTCTACTTTGGAAGAAACTCAGGTCCCTTCCACCAGACACAGTTTGGACTCCCTCAAGTCAGCGAGGCAGGAGAGCGGCCATTCCAAGGAAGGAGAACGCGAGGGAAACCTGGGAG TGGACCAGTGTCTGCCGCTCCTGGTGGGTGTCTTACCTGAcaaagaagaggaagatgaCCAGAGTCAGGATGAGGGGAGGAAGGAGGTGTTTCTGCGTGTCAAACAGAGCCATTTGCTCGAGGTCGACATGCAGTCCGGCCAGGAAAGGTGCTGTCTGGAACTGGACTGCCTGGCCAAGGTGGAGGCCACGCAGGCAGCTTGGACCCGCAAG gagaGCAAAGTAATGTTACCTGCTGTGGAGATCCAGTTTGACTACATCATGAAGGAAAAGAGGCGGAGATGTTACGTTCTTCTAGATGATGACCCGCAGCAGGCCCTTAAG GATCTCGTCGACGTGCTGTCACCCGTGGCAGCGGCCAACCGCCGTCGTGACGTTAGGCTCCTTCCAGGCCGTCTTCATTTGCAGTGCCTTCGCTGCGGGTCAGAGTTCACGGAGGCCGGAGGTCGAGCGAGGAGTACAAGGGGCGTGATGATGCCGGAGGGCGCGGATGAGCACGACGGAACGATGGAATGCGATGGCGGCGACAAAG gacatTGTGAGAACTGTCCTGAATGTGGAAGTGACCACTTGATCCAGCTAGCTGGCCAGTCGTTCCCTTACAGCAGTACACCAATCCAACGTCCATCAAGGACCATCAATGAAGACATCAAG TTGAACCGTAGCAGTGATTCGGAGGAAACTGCCACAGCCGCCACGGAGGACCTCGATTTTTCCACCGCGCAAGGGGGTTCCTTCACCATCGGGGACGGCGGGCTCGACTCTTTCTCGCTGTCCTACAATGCTGAATGCCAAAGCGAGGAGGATCTGGCTGGCAGCTACAGCTACAGCTACAACGCCGTCAGTTCCACGCCGCCAGCTATGCAGTCTTCAGGAATGGCCAACTCCACTG ACCTGCTGAACGAGGCTTTTGAGGCGGTCGACCATCGGTTGAAGCTTTTCTTGGATGTAGATGTCtttgtggaggaagaggagctccGTTGTTTCCTGAAG ACGTCACTTGTGAGATTTGGGGAGCCGGAAGAGTTTCCGTCTCTGGTGGTGGTGTCCGACAAGAGGATTTATGTGCTTGAAGTCACATTGGGAGCCAG CAAAAAGCAGCTCTCCGATTGGCTCCAAAAGCGTGACTGCCACCCAATCCTGGAGCTCAGCTATTTGGAGGTGGGGCTTGGCTCTCAGAGCATCCACATGGCATTTGAAGATGGGGAACTAAGGGGCGGGGCCTACACCCTCCTGGTGCGGGACACTTCACGCTGCAAAAGCTTCTTTGGCCTGTTGACAG GCATCGTACGTGAGATGGCACACCGCTCCGACAGCAAACTGAGGTCAATCTCAACCGCCAGACTCAACCCTCAACACCATCTTTG GCCTCTTGTGTGTGAAGACATCCAGGCAGATGTGGAGGATGGCCAGCTGCAGTTTTGCTACATTTTAGCCTTTTTGCTACAAG ACAACACGTGGGCCCCGACGACGGTGCTGGCGACCCGAGAGACTCTGTACCTGCTGAACGAGGACCACCAGTGGGCGAAGAGCACAAAGCAATCGGCGGCGGTCGACGGCACCCAGGAGCCGAGCAGCGGGAGCTTCGCAGTCCTGGAGACGCTTCCCATCAGTTGCGTGAGCTCCGTTCACCTGTGGCCCGACGAGCAGCGACGGATGGACATCAAGCTCTACGACGAG ACACAGCAAGAGGAAAAGACCTGGCACGTGCGCTCGGAGAGTTCTGAGCTCCTCCAGACTCTGCTGGCGTGGGTTCGAACACAGTGGGAAGCCATGTTTGGCGTTAAGCTACACACGACAAAGTACGACACAGAAACGTAA
- the stk11ip gene encoding serine/threonine-protein kinase 11-interacting protein isoform X2, whose product MSRSYGGTGQSSLVTSLATLLRNNGELVLGGSSTLTLPATSLQQLTRLFEQHLLSRNQQHGFLALPSHPADTASLLQLQFLFDILQKTISLKLINPSSSRLESGVKVFPFKSLKCLELKNIPPHCLEGLRGVYSQLEVFICSKSLSSLEELLSLCGGDLSSALPWLELHTLNFSYNFIVCLDQSLSLLNVLKSLDLSHNKIQECAEFLKPLSELEHLNLGYNCLQRAPTLSISARVKLVTLILRNNELETINGVEQLASLQHLDLAYNLLVEHSQLAPLSLLHCLNTLNLEGNPLYFQKTHRTYTVRHLSPKAVSLRLKLDGVPLSSSELSALPKVEQLIVRVQSSPPAELEQSHADVSSGAGELSDSLSVGEVRGSRGRKKKSRVKVRRASISEPSDTDYRVVSSSQDIVLPHQEEIERMSSFREQLGEDWLRYQHHLDVDAAPPPSKTLHGLETLSNSLEAPLHPPLEVLPPPRLTSEPRVPEAEVEAEQETETESTLQWPSQNTQHSESTLEETQVPSTRHSLDSLKSARQESGHSKEGEREGNLGVDQCLPLLVGVLPDKEEEDDQSQDEGRKEVFLRVKQSHLLEVDMQSGQERCCLELDCLAKVEATQAAWTRKESKVMLPAVEIQFDYIMKEKRRRCYVLLDDDPQQALKDLVDVLSPVAAANRRRDVRLLPGRLHLQCLRCGSEFTEAGGRARSTRGVMMPEGADEHDGTMECDGGDKGHCENCPECGSDHLIQLAGQSFPYSSTPIQRPSRTINEDIKLNRSSDSEETATAATEDLDFSTAQGGSFTIGDGGLDSFSLSYNAECQSEEDLAGSYSYSYNAVSSTPPAMQSSGMANSTGDLDLLNEAFEAVDHRLKLFLDVDVFVEEEELRCFLKTSLVRFGEPEEFPSLVVVSDKRIYVLEVTLGASKKQLSDWLQKRDCHPILELSYLEVGLGSQSIHMAFEDGELRGGAYTLLVRDTSRCKSFFGLLTGIVREMAHRSDSKLRSISTARLNPQHHLWPLVCEDIQADVEDGQLQFCYILAFLLQDNTWAPTTVLATRETLYLLNEDHQWAKSTKQSAAVDGTQEPSSGSFAVLETLPISCVSSVHLWPDEQRRMDIKLYDETQQEEKTWHVRSESSELLQTLLAWVRTQWEAMFGVKLHTTKYDTET is encoded by the exons ATGTCTCGTTCTTACGGTGGGACTGGCCAGTCGTCTCTTGTCACTAGCTTGGCAACACTTCTCCGAAATAATG GTGAGTTAGTGCTGGGAGGCAGCAGCACGCTGACCCTGCCAGCGACGAGCTTGCAGCAACTCACCCGACTCTTTGAGCAACACTTGCTGTCCAGGAACCAGCAGCATGGCTTCCTGGCCCTGCCATCCCATCCAGCTGACACTGCATCCTTGCTGCAGCTGCAGTTCCTCTTCGACATCCTGCAGAAGACCATTTCCCTAAAG CTCATCAACCCATCAAGTTCAAGACTGGAGTCTGGGGTGAAGGTTTTCCCTTTCAAGTCTCTAAAGTGTTTGGAG CTGAAGAACATCCCCCCGCATTGTCTTGAGGGTCTCCGAGGCGTTTACTCCCAGTTGGAGGTCTTCATCTGCTCAAAGAGCCTGAGCTCCCTGGAG GAGTTGCTCTCCCTGTGCGGCGGTGACCTCAGCTCTGCACTGCCATGGTTGGAGCTCCACACCCTCAACTTCAGCTACAACTTCATTGTCTGCCTTGACCAGTCTTTA AGTCTCTTGAACGTCCTGAAGTCTTTGGATCTAAGCCACAACAAGATTCAGGAGTGTGCAGAATTTCTAAAG CCTTTGAGTGAGCTGGAACATTTGAACCTCGGCTACAACTGCCTGCAGAGGGCGCCAACACTTAGCATAAGCGCCAGGGTCAAACTTGTCACGCTCATCCTCAGGAACAATGAATTGGAGACTATCAATG GTGTGGAGCAGTTGGCATCACTCCAACACTTGGACCTGGCCTATAATCTCCTGGTGGAGCATTCCCAACTGGCTCCTCTCTCCTTGCTCCACTGCCTAAACACG TTGAACCTGGAGGGCAACCCGCTGTACTTCCAGAAGACTCATCGCACGTATACCGTCCGACACCTCTCGCCTAAAGCCGTCAGCCTCAGA CTTAAACTCGACGGCGTCCCGCTCTCTTCTTCCGAGTTATCT GCTCTGCCGAAAGTCGAGCAACTGATTGTCCGGGTCCAGTCGTCCCCTCCGGCAGAGTTAGAGCAAAGTCACGCAGACGTGTCGAGTGGAGCCGGGGAGCTCAGCGATAGTCTCTCAGTGGGGGAGGTGCGAGGCTCACGCGGACGCAAAAAGAAGTCCCGG GTTAAAGTGCGCCGAGCAAGTATCTCAGAGCCAAGTGATACCGACTACCGGGTTGTGTCCTCCTCACAAG ACATTGTTCTTCCACACCAAGAGGAGATTGAGCGCATGTCCAGTTTCAGAGAGCAGCTGGGTGAAGACTGGTTGCGGTACCAACACCACTTAGACGTAGATGCAGCTCCGCCTCCTTCCAAAACTCTTCACGGCTTAGAAACGCTCTCCAACAGCCTGGAGGCCCCTCTGCATCCACCTCTGGAGGTTCTTCCTCCGCCACGTCTCACATCTGAGCCCAGGGTGCCGGAGGCAGAGGTGGAGGCAGAGCAAGAGACAGAAACAGAGTCCACATTACAGTGGCCCAGTCAAAACACTCAGCATTCTGAGTCTACTTTGGAAGAAACTCAGGTCCCTTCCACCAGACACAGTTTGGACTCCCTCAAGTCAGCGAGGCAGGAGAGCGGCCATTCCAAGGAAGGAGAACGCGAGGGAAACCTGGGAG TGGACCAGTGTCTGCCGCTCCTGGTGGGTGTCTTACCTGAcaaagaagaggaagatgaCCAGAGTCAGGATGAGGGGAGGAAGGAGGTGTTTCTGCGTGTCAAACAGAGCCATTTGCTCGAGGTCGACATGCAGTCCGGCCAGGAAAGGTGCTGTCTGGAACTGGACTGCCTGGCCAAGGTGGAGGCCACGCAGGCAGCTTGGACCCGCAAG gagaGCAAAGTAATGTTACCTGCTGTGGAGATCCAGTTTGACTACATCATGAAGGAAAAGAGGCGGAGATGTTACGTTCTTCTAGATGATGACCCGCAGCAGGCCCTTAAG GATCTCGTCGACGTGCTGTCACCCGTGGCAGCGGCCAACCGCCGTCGTGACGTTAGGCTCCTTCCAGGCCGTCTTCATTTGCAGTGCCTTCGCTGCGGGTCAGAGTTCACGGAGGCCGGAGGTCGAGCGAGGAGTACAAGGGGCGTGATGATGCCGGAGGGCGCGGATGAGCACGACGGAACGATGGAATGCGATGGCGGCGACAAAG gacatTGTGAGAACTGTCCTGAATGTGGAAGTGACCACTTGATCCAGCTAGCTGGCCAGTCGTTCCCTTACAGCAGTACACCAATCCAACGTCCATCAAGGACCATCAATGAAGACATCAAG TTGAACCGTAGCAGTGATTCGGAGGAAACTGCCACAGCCGCCACGGAGGACCTCGATTTTTCCACCGCGCAAGGGGGTTCCTTCACCATCGGGGACGGCGGGCTCGACTCTTTCTCGCTGTCCTACAATGCTGAATGCCAAAGCGAGGAGGATCTGGCTGGCAGCTACAGCTACAGCTACAACGCCGTCAGTTCCACGCCGCCAGCTATGCAGTCTTCAGGAATGGCCAACTCCACTGGTG ACTTAGACCTGCTGAACGAGGCTTTTGAGGCGGTCGACCATCGGTTGAAGCTTTTCTTGGATGTAGATGTCtttgtggaggaagaggagctccGTTGTTTCCTGAAG ACGTCACTTGTGAGATTTGGGGAGCCGGAAGAGTTTCCGTCTCTGGTGGTGGTGTCCGACAAGAGGATTTATGTGCTTGAAGTCACATTGGGAGCCAG CAAAAAGCAGCTCTCCGATTGGCTCCAAAAGCGTGACTGCCACCCAATCCTGGAGCTCAGCTATTTGGAGGTGGGGCTTGGCTCTCAGAGCATCCACATGGCATTTGAAGATGGGGAACTAAGGGGCGGGGCCTACACCCTCCTGGTGCGGGACACTTCACGCTGCAAAAGCTTCTTTGGCCTGTTGACAG GCATCGTACGTGAGATGGCACACCGCTCCGACAGCAAACTGAGGTCAATCTCAACCGCCAGACTCAACCCTCAACACCATCTTTG GCCTCTTGTGTGTGAAGACATCCAGGCAGATGTGGAGGATGGCCAGCTGCAGTTTTGCTACATTTTAGCCTTTTTGCTACAAG ACAACACGTGGGCCCCGACGACGGTGCTGGCGACCCGAGAGACTCTGTACCTGCTGAACGAGGACCACCAGTGGGCGAAGAGCACAAAGCAATCGGCGGCGGTCGACGGCACCCAGGAGCCGAGCAGCGGGAGCTTCGCAGTCCTGGAGACGCTTCCCATCAGTTGCGTGAGCTCCGTTCACCTGTGGCCCGACGAGCAGCGACGGATGGACATCAAGCTCTACGACGAG ACACAGCAAGAGGAAAAGACCTGGCACGTGCGCTCGGAGAGTTCTGAGCTCCTCCAGACTCTGCTGGCGTGGGTTCGAACACAGTGGGAAGCCATGTTTGGCGTTAAGCTACACACGACAAAGTACGACACAGAAACGTAA